Proteins co-encoded in one Malus sylvestris chromosome 7, drMalSylv7.2, whole genome shotgun sequence genomic window:
- the LOC126628855 gene encoding nuclear pore complex protein NUP1-like isoform X1, with protein MASPAREEKQKQAYEGLGAGGKFRKTPFRRTTQATPYDRPPTILRNPSAANDGWLSKLVDPAQRLISSGAHRLFSSVFRKRLPPPQSPSTGVNHEAKMKGKEEVTVDLPGVLKGTIGQCSGPSHPSTTGDGGELTELEQILEQKTFTRSEIDRLTELLHSRTVDMPMENQEKGSEVIPSKSVVSHDKKEEFPKTPLLDKNGIESRLASNPVVSASVLDEEVASPAELAKAYMGSRPSKVSLSLLNLRGQTHHEDSPILSSLPFPSKSPTMSLVPRNSGSGMAPLNGFVTPRSRGRSAIYSMARTPYSRVCTTSSLKGAGSKVDAYGGASSSQSVWEQSQPSGSKQGTSKRRFSVLDNDIGSVGPIRRIRQKPNLLSSRGLSSPTTSIHGARISSEAAQNLWKPLSLGEPKNKALPETRDNSGPSTSFSTVPSKSSEMASKILEQLDKLVSPKEKSSEPNLHTVKDKSPTKLSPSMLYGQARKSLEDVDSPKFLDNEHNNNKNFNNKFDVSADHVIPDAREFTSQKLDKVRENGPLRIGAPQDFTSQKQDKVRGNGPLRIDAPSDSSMLINGADSTTEKKDILLNVKTTVSAASNSVHHPQKKRAFKMSAHEDFLDLDDDDDSNGVASDSRGKVEASSTKNTPVYSEVRTSAARSLASSSLTVLPSVVATQPSFTYDKVDLPKDSHPGLPTFNYGGNVTSVKVSDAATPLFKFGSKSVDKVALPQSTFTSSPAVGESVNATFSHSNAESSSSVHAVVSGATTSVVQPHRSGEAVNKSNSNAGDSFVIPKTTVSTAPSTTGIFSFGTPNSNINNGSSPLFTSSTPSVFSNVTSPNSSGSISLTANRDTVDISTTAFTTNSSNGSSLAQAPSFSTTPTVKFESSTASTVVTPVPVKSPMESFEGKNKESFGGKNTEDKGFGNISSTLFAGTSAAISSAANQFQGSLFGAGSGSAPIAQASSAATGIASVAQSSSTEPGSSTSPLSHGFAGNTAFSFGGSIFGPTSTAKLPSSGTDTALGSSTSSLEANSISSGTAPNVFASSWQPAKSSVFATAFNSTSSSTGFSYVSSSAAPATNSAPIVSGGSSTAATTSTNSVPFVFGGSSTATATTNSAPFVFGGSSSATATTNSAPFVFGGSSSATATTISAPITFAASTVSSTNNNSGLMFQSSNGASSTSMFSFTSAAPTSAPSQPPFGNSNPVFPFGSPGNNDQMSMEDSMAEDTNQASMPTVPGFGQQFQFGQQPVSNSQPASVFGYTPTAPGASPFQFGGQQNLTNPQNPNPFQASGSLGANQGLGGGSFSVGSSGGDGDKSQRRIVKVKHTRRKK; from the exons GTGTAAACCATGAAGCAAAGATGAAGGGCAAAGAAGAAGTTACTGTG GATCTTCCTGGAGTGCTAAAAGGCACAATTGGTCAATGTTCCGGTCCAAGTCATCCAAGTACTACTGGTGATGGAGGCGAGCTCACTGAGCTTGAACAAATTTTAGAGCAGAAAACCTTTACCAG ATCTGAGATTGATCGATTGACAGAGCTGTTGCATTCAAGAACTGTTGATATGCCAATGGAGAATCAAGAGAAAGGGTCTGAAGTGATACCTTCAAAGTCGGTGGTTTCTCATGACAAAAAGGAGGAATTTCCTAAAACTCCATTGCTAGACAAAAATGGGATTGAGAGCCGCCTTGCTTCAAACCCTGTTGTTAGTGCAAGT GTCCTTGATGAAGAAGTTGCTTCACCTGCAGAACTCGCAAAAGCTTACATGGGCAGTAGGCCTTCAAAAGTATCTCTATCATTGTTAAATTTGCGAGGTCAAACACACCATGAAGATTCCCCTATTTTGAGCAGTCTGCCATTTCCTTCAAAATCGCCAACGATGTCACTTGTGCCAAGGAATTCTGGCAGTGGGATGGCTCCATTAAATGGTTTTGTGACCCCTAGATCTCGAGGCAGGTCTGCTATATACAGCATGGCTCGAACACCATACTCTCGAGTCTGCACAACAAgtagtttgaag GGTGCTGGGTCTAAAGTTGATGCTTATGGTGGTGCTTCATCATCTCAGTCTGTATGGGAGCAAAGCCAACCTTCTGGATCTAAACAAGGG ACCTCGAAGCGCAGATTCTCAGTCTTAGACAATGACATAGGATCTGTTGGTCCTATTCGGAGAATTCGTCAAAAACCTAATCTTCTTTCTTCAAGAGGCTTGAGCTCACCTACTACTTCCATTCATGGGGCAAGAATAAGTTCTGAGGCTGCTCAAAACTTGTGGAAGCCACTATCATTGGGTGAACCTAAGAACAAAGCATTACCAGAAACTAGAGACAATTCAGGTCCTAGTACAAGTTTCTCTACCGTTCCCTCAAAGTCCAGTGAAATGGCGTCCAAAATACTTGAGCAGCTTGATAAATTGGTCTCTCCAAAAGAGAAATCATCTGAGCCCAATCTACATACTGTGAAAGACAAATCGCCAACTAAGCTTTCCCCATCAATGCTATATGGTCAGGCTCGGAAAAGCCTGGAGGATGTGGATTCACCAAAATTTTTGGACAACgaacataataataataaaaatttcaataataAGTTTGATGTTTCCGCTGATCATGTGATACCAGATGCTCGAGAATTCACCTCTCAAAAGCTGGATAAGGTTAGAGAAAATGGCCCACTTAGGATTGGTGCTCCTCAAGACTTCACCTCTCAAAAGCAGGATAAGGTTAGAGGAAACGGCCCACTTAGGATCGATGCTCCTTCTGACAGTTCAATGTTAATAAATGGAGCAGATTCTACAACAGAAAAGAAGGATATTTTGCTAAATGTTAAAACTACAGTTTCTGCGGCATCAAACTCTGTTCATCATCCACAAAAGAAACGGGCATTCAAGATGAGTGCACATGAG GATTTTCTGGATCTGGATGATGATGACGATTCAAATGGGGTTGCATCTGATTCAAGAGGGAAGGTTGAGGCATCTTCGACCAAGAATACTCCAGTTTACTCTGAAGTAAGGACTTCAGCTGCTCGTAGTTTAGCTTCATCCAGCTTGACAGTCTTGCCCAGTGTAGTAGCTACTCAGCCATCCTTTACATATGACAAAGTTGATCTACCGAAAGATTCGCATCCTGGTCTTCCCACTTTTAACTATGGGGGTAATGTTACTTCAGTTAAGGTTTCAGATGCAGCTACACCTCTGTTTAAGTTTGGCTCTAAGAGTGTTGATAAAGTTGCACTGCCACAGTCTACTTTTACTTCGTCACCTGCAGTTGGTGAATCCGTGAACGCAACCTTTTCACACTCCAATGCTGAAAGCTCAAGCAG TGTACATGCGGTTGTATCGGGTGCAACAACTTCTGTAGTCCAACCACACAGATCAGGTGAAGCAGTTAATAAGAGTAATTCAAATGCTGGAGACTCTTTTGTGATACCTAAAACTACTGTATCAACTGCACCATCAACCACAGGCATATTCTCCTTTGGCACCcctaattcaaatataaataatgGGTCAAGCCCTCTATTTACTTCCTCCACTCCTTCAGTCTTCAGTAATGTGACAAGTCCAAATTCATCGGGTAGCATTAGTCTCACTGCCAACAGAGACACTGTTGACATCTCTACAACTGCATTCACCACGAACAGTAGCAATGGTTCTAGCTTGGCTCAAGCACCTTCATTTTCAACCACGCCTACAGTCAAATTTGAATCGTCTACTGCTTCAACTGTAGTCACACCAGTTCCAGTAAAATCTCCCATGGAATCTTTTGAAGGCAAGAACAAGGAATCATTTGGAGGCAAGAACACAGAAGACAAAGGCTTTGGTAACATTAGCAGCACTTTGTTTGCTGGCACATCTGCTGCCATTTCAAGTGCTGCTAACCAGTTCCAGGGTTCTCTTTTTGGTGCTGGCAGTGGATCTGCTCCTATTGCCCAGGCCTCATCTGCTGCGACTGGAATTGCATCTGTTGCACAAAGTTCATCCACTGAACCTGGTTCATCAACATCCCCACTATCACATGGGTTTGCTGGAAATACAGCTTTCTCTTTTGGAGGTTCTATTTTTGGCCCAACCTCTACTGCCAAACTCCCTAGTTCAGGAACTGATACTGCTCTTGGTTCTTCTACTTCCTCATTGGAGGCCAACTCCATTAGCTCTGGCACTGCCCCTAATGTATTTGCTTCCAGTTGGCAACCTGCTAAATCTTCTGTATTTGCTACCGCTTTCAACTCTACATCTTCGTCAACTGGGTTTTCTTATGTATCATCCTCCGCTGCTCCTGCTACTAACAGTGCACCTATTGTATCCGGAGGATCCTCCACTGCTGCTACTACTAGCACTAACAGTGTGCCTTTTGTATTTGGAGGATCCTCGACTGCTACTGCTACTACTAACAGTGCACCTTTTGTATTTGGAGGATCCTCGTCTGCCACTGCTACTACTAACAGTGCACCTTTTGTATTTGGAGGATCCTCGTCTGCCACTGCTACTACTATCAGTGCGCCTATTACTTTTGCAGCATCCACAGTTTCTTCTACAAATAACAACAGTGGATTAATGTTTCAATCATCCAATGGTGCATCCTCAACTTCCATGTTCTCATTCACTTCAGCTGCACCTACTAGTGCCCCGTCACAGCCTCCATTTGGCAACTCCAATCCTGTATTTCCATTTGGTTCCCCAGGTAATAATGATCAAATGAGTATGGAAGACAGTATGGCCGAAGACACTAATCAGGCGTCTATGCCTACAGTCCCAGGTTTTGGTCAACAGTTCCAGTTTGGGCAACAGCCTGTTTCAAACTCACAACCTGCTTCTGTATTTGGATATACACCCACAGCCCCAGGGGCGAGTCCCTTCCAATTTGGAGGCCAACAGAACCTAACCAACCCACAGAACCCTAACCCATTTCAGGCCTCTGGTAGTTTGGGTGCGAATCAGGGTTTAGGAGGGGGCAGCTTCTCAGTTGGCTCCAGTGGCGGTGATGGTGACAAGTCTCAACGAAGAATAGTTAAAGTTAAACACACCAGGCGGAAGAAGTAA